CTGCGTCGATACCGATCACTTCACCTGGTTTCACCCGATCAGCAAGATCAGTCGTGATGGTGCCAGGTCCGCAACCGACATCAAGAATCGATGCCCCAGGGAGCAGGTGGGTGAGAAGGTGGGGAGCCGAATTCTCGACTGTCCGCCATGAGTGCGCCCTCAGGACTGATGGCTGGTGCCCGTGAACGTACGTATGGGGTGTTTGGCTCATGCGGGCAACGATACCAACCCGGTGAACCGTTCAAACGCCCAGAATGTACCCGCCAAGCTCCTCGTTCCACTCGAGCCGGACCGCCCCTTTTGTTTCGGCAGCTTTCATGAACTGAAGGAAGCTGCTGTAACCGAACTGTTTCTCCGAAAATTGGGGGTCGCGCTTGCGCATCTGATCCTTCAGTCCGGACAGCATGACCGTTCGATCGGTCCCGATCTCCGAGATGACCTTCTTTACAAGGTCGAAAGCTGCATCCGCCCCGGCACTCTCGGTTGGAAAATCGATCTCAGGGTCGCCCTTGGCAGGCCCTTCAGACAATTCGATTACGCCTTGTTCGTCCAGGTATCGCAGTAGCTCTCCAAAGGCCCGGAACCCATAGTTCGCTTCGGAGAAGGTGGGGTCTTTACGCAAGAGGGTTCTCTTGAGCTGCGAGCCCAGGATGACCCCACCGGCGCTTCGCTTCAACCCTCCGACCGTCGTGCTCACGAGCTTGGCCAGATCGTCGAGGCTCTTGCCGTCGTTGTCGGCCGGTGTCTCCTTGGGTTCGGGAGCGACCACGTCCGGGACAGGTGGCGCCTGCTGGCGGGCCGGTTTCTTTGGTGTGGGAACCCCTGGTTCTACGCCTTCCAATGTCTCGTAGAACAGGAATTCGTCGCAGGCGGGTGGGAGTAGCTTGGAGGTCGATGCCCTGATTCCGACGCCAATGACTCGTTTGTTCAACTCTCTGAGTTTATGGACCAGCGGAGTGAAATCGCTATCACCTGTGCAAATCACGAAAGTGGAGACATAAGAGCGCTCGAAGGCCATTTCCAGGGCGTCGACGGCCATTTTGATATCGGCGGCGTTCTTGCGGATGGTCCCCATCCGCTGGGGAATCTCGATCAGTTCGACGTGGTGACGGGTGAGCATGCGGCGGTCCTCATCGAAGTAGGACCAGTCTCCATAGGCTTTCCTGGCGATAACCCTCCCTCGCTCAGCCAGGGCGTCGGCCACCGGTCCTAAGTCGAACGCGATCCCTCCCAGGTCCTCACGCGCCGAGATGGCGAGGTTTTCGTAGTCCATGAACAGGGCGATGCGTTCTTCTTCAATGGTCACACCTTGACGATAGACGGTTCGTACCCCGTCAGGCGTCACCCGCCCTGACGCGGTATGCCCGGTCAGGCCCAGAGTGAGATGCTGGTATCGATCTGAATCTGTGTTAGCGTTACATCACCGCCGCACTAGAACGAAGTCTGCGCACGCGCGCACCCTGGTGATTACGGCCAACTACCTGGCATAGAACGTGACCTCGAGTTCATGCCTCTCGATCCTCGTGGGATACGGATTACGAGCGTCGAGCCTGACCAAACCGTACCTGCCCGACCCCAATACGATTGGGGCCAGAGGAGAGACATGACCAGCTTTATCGACCTCGGCGTGCCTGCGCGCCTCGCAAAGCCACTGGCTGCGCGTTCTATCACGGAGGCCTTTCCAATCCAGGAAGCCTCCATTCCCGACCTGCTTGCCGGCCGCGACGTTCTCGGACGAGCCCCGACCGGATCCGGCAAGACCCTCGCGTTCGGCCTTCCGCTGCTAGCCCGGGTTGAACGAGCCAACCCGAAGCGTCCCCGTGCGCTGATTCTGGCTCCCACCAGGGAACTCGCCGACCAAATCAGCAGGGAACTACTTCCGCTCGCTAAAGCCAACAACCGTTGGGTGCTGGCGATCTATGGAGGGGTTGGCTATGACTTCCAGCGCCGTCAGCTCAAACGTGGTGCCGATGTCGTCGTTGCCACACCCGGACGTCTGACCGACCTAATCGACGAAGGCTCAGTCAGCCTTGAAGATGTCAACATCGTTGTCATTGATGAGGCTGATCGGATGGCAGACATGGGCTTCATGCCCCAGGTCAAGGTCCTGCTTGACATGACGAACAAGAAGCGTCAGACCATCCTGTTCTCGGCGACGCTCGACAAGGACGTAGCCCAGCTCACCAAGGATTACCAAACGGATCCTGTTACCCACGAGGTCGAAGGCGACGAGAACGCTGGCGAAGCTTCGCACTACTTCTGGCAGGTTGACAACCACGCGCGAGTTCAGATGACCGCCGAAATCATCGGCACGTCGACACCGTCCATTGTCTTCACCAGAACCCGTCGCGGCGCCGATCGGGTCGCCCAGCAGTTGGAACGGGCCGGCGTAAACGCTGCGGCCATCCATGGCGGCCGCAGCCAGAACCAGCGCACCCGTGCTCTCGCCGCATTTAGCAAAGGCAAGGTCCAAGCGTTGGTCGCCACCGACGTGGCAGCCAGGGGTATCCACGTAGACAACGTTGCCAGTGTCGTTCACTTCGACCTTCCAGAAGATCCGAAGGATTATCTCCACCGTTCGGGCCGCACCGCCCGAGCCGGTGCGGACGGCGTGGTCGTGTCCTTTGTGCTCGGGAACCAGATGGGCGACGCTCGTCGTCTGCAAAGCTCGGTTGGCCTTAACACCACCATGCATGATCCGAAAACGGACTGGTTGACCGGCGAATCTGGCGGTCGAATCGGCGATGCTCCCATTGTTGAGCAAAAGGGCGGCGGCGGCGGGCAGAAGCGCAACTCGCAAGAAAACCGTAATGGCCAGCGATCCCAGCAGAGTCGTCGATCCGGTGGCGGTCAAAGCCGCAACGGGTCACAAGGTAGCGGTTCGGGTAGGACTCGCTCGGAGTCGACCAACGCAGGCCGGTCAAACGAGGGGCACCGCGGTAATCGTTCCGAGGGGGGAAACTCCGTCGACGGGAACCGTCACGCCTCGATCACCGATCGGGATGGTAACCAGCGATCCAATGAGCGTTCGAAAGGCCCAGACGGCAACCGCGCATCCGCCGGCGGCTACCGCGGCGCCAACAAAGGTCGAGACGGCAACCGCCGTAGCGCCTAGCCCTCAATAGTTCACGGGTCGGACCTGCGTTCAGCCTTGATGCCGAACGCAGGTCTTTCTCGTTAAGGCACCGGTGCGCCTACGGCTTCGAAATGACCTGCCGGATTCTGGCTGGCAGGGATGCCACCACCAGCTCGTAGGAGTGTCCGATCCAATCTTCGAGTTCTCCGTCGGGGAGTTGATCGACCACCACGGTGTTCCAATGCCGTTTGTTGAGGTGATACCCCGGCCTAACTCGGCCCGGGAACTCTTCACGAAGGTCGAGAGCCAGTTCCGGGTCGCACTTCAACGAGATCTGGACGGGTTCGGAGTCTTCCGAAACGATGGCAAAGATCTTGCCTCCCCCTTTCCAGACCTGGGCTCCCGGACCAAACGGGTAGCTCGGTTCGGCAGCGGACATCCGAGCCAGCAGTGCTTGAACCTCAGCAACGACCACGCAGCCGATCATATGATCCAGGTCCCGTGACCCGTCAAACGTCCGTGCCGGCACTCCCGGTTATGGAACTATCGCGTGGAAGGCAGTCACCGGCGAACTCCCGTTGAGTACGTGACCGACGACAGCAATGGAGCACTCAGCGATGGGTTCTGATTAGGACCAGCGGACGTGGACGGTGTTCCAATCATCGATAACCTTGGGATCGCCGACCAACTCGGCGGAGTCTCGGGGAAGCCGATGCCAAACCCATTGGTAGAGATCCGAAGCCGGGGCTCGGACGAGTGCGTCGGCGTCCGGATCGCTTGAGCGAACCGAGACGGCCTTCTGGTCGTCGTAGTAGACGGTCCACGCCTCCCCCGAATCGGTGGACTGCATCCCGAAGCTGGTCGGCGAAACGGATCGAGGCCCGCTGTTTCGTCTTGTGATGAAGGCCATCACTAGCTCGTCGACACCATCGGAAGCGAACGCCGGCACGAACGGTTCTGGGTCGAGGCCGGCAGTCAATTCGGCGTCGACCCGGTGGATCGAGGTCTCATGTGCCTGGCGTCGCGCCCAGTGCAATAGCGGAGACTCAGCCTCCAGAAAGGTCCAGCACTGCAGCTGTTCGGGAGCCTCCCGCAAAACTCGCGCAAGATCGCGATAGCCGGCAGCGAACCAGTCGAGAAGCTCGTCATCGGGTGGCCAGCCGCCCACCAGTTGCTCCATGTCGCGGCCTGGCTGTGCAACCAATCGACCGCCAACAATGGCCCTAGCCCAGGAGTGAACTCCTGCGACGTGACGAACCAGGTCCCGGGCTACCCACTCCGGACAGCTCGGTACCGGCGTTTCCAGGTCCAATCCGCCGAGGACGAACACTATTCGGTCGCCGGCCCGGGTGAGCGCATCGATGTATTCAGCAGCATCCATTGACGTCATTCTGCCACGACCCGAAGGGTGGTCCGCCAAACGGTAATCTTGGCGTGGGAGGACGATTTGGATTTTGAGAGCTACCGGCGGAACTACATCGTGGATCCCAGCCCGGAGCCTCGCTTTTCCTTCCTGGCCATCCGCGGCGCAACCCTCTTCTTTGCCGATTTTGAGGCGGCCGTCGCGTTCTATTCGACCGTTCTGGGTCCCCCCGGCTTCATGTGGCTGGAAGATCGGCTCGTCCAGTTTGACACTCTTGCTTGGTGGGACCGGTGCCCCGTCGAACACAGAGATCCCGTTCGTGATGAATTCAGCTGCCGAGATCCGCAACGAAACATCAGGAGAAACCATGAATTACGAAGAAAAACTGGAAGTGTTCGGCGACTTCGACCCGTCCAAATATGAGGAGGAGGTCAAAGAACGCTGGGGCGATTCTGATGCCTATCGGCAATCAACGAAACGAACGAACAAGTACACGAAGGAGGATTGGACTGCCATCAAGGCCGAAATCGCCGAGATTTATGCCACCTTCGTGGATTTGATGCATGAAGGCTTGCCATCCGACAGTCCGCAGGCGACCCAACTCGCCGAACGTCATCGAGCCCACATTTCCCGATGGTTCTACGACTGCTCCAAGCAGATCCATGCGGGACTCGGACAGATGTACGTTGCCGACATTCGGTTCACCAAGAACATCGACAAGCGCGGCGAAGGGTTGGCTGTCTATATGTCGGAAGCTATCGCGGCGAGCAGCGCTTAGACGCCGTCAATCGAACTGGGATCGGTCGGCACGTCAACCGCGTGCTCGGTGAGAACCGACAGCGGGATGATCTCCAGTGCACGTTCATGTGTGGAGGCAAGAACTATCGGTGCGGCGACCCCGTCGAGGTGAGCTCGTAACCAGTTGCGAGCTGTCACACACCACCGATCTCCAGGTACCAGGCCGGGGAAACGGTATTGGGGCATCGGCGTTGCCAGGTCGTTTCCGATGCCCTGCTGGTGGGTCAAGAACTCGTGGGTCATCACGGCGCACACCGTGTGGCTGCCGAGGTCTTCAGGACCGGTTGTGCAGCTCCCGTCACGATGCCATCCCGTCACGGGGTCAGTCCCGCACTCCTCTAATGCACTTCCGAGAACATTGCGCTCTGTCATCGCACCAGTATGCTCGATTCTGTTCCGGCAGGAGTAAGTCGGCCCTTCCCGCGACCGTGAGACTGCCATAGGGTTACAAAACCATGACATACGCTACGAACAAGAGAAAGCCACCGAGTGGGGTGGGCCGCTGGTTCGCCCGAGCGCCGCGCTATTTCTACCGGATCGGCCTTGGTCGCATCCTCGGAAGGCGTTTTGTGTTGATCGAGCACGTCGGCAGACGTTCGGGCCTGGCCAGACAGACCGTGCTGGAAGTGATTCAGCGGGAACCAGAGGCTTTGTACGTAGCCGCCGCGTGGGGCACGCGTAGTGACTGGTTCAAGAATATCTCGGCAAACTCGACCGTTCGAATCAGCAGTGGGAACCTCCAAAACGTCAAATCCGAAGCAACGGTCTTGGACCGGCAGAGCGCGGTCACCATATTCGAACG
This DNA window, taken from Acidimicrobiia bacterium, encodes the following:
- a CDS encoding NYN domain-containing protein — its product is MDYENLAISAREDLGGIAFDLGPVADALAERGRVIARKAYGDWSYFDEDRRMLTRHHVELIEIPQRMGTIRKNAADIKMAVDALEMAFERSYVSTFVICTGDSDFTPLVHKLRELNKRVIGVGIRASTSKLLPPACDEFLFYETLEGVEPGVPTPKKPARQQAPPVPDVVAPEPKETPADNDGKSLDDLAKLVSTTVGGLKRSAGGVILGSQLKRTLLRKDPTFSEANYGFRAFGELLRYLDEQGVIELSEGPAKGDPEIDFPTESAGADAAFDLVKKVISEIGTDRTVMLSGLKDQMRKRDPQFSEKQFGYSSFLQFMKAAETKGAVRLEWNEELGGYILGV
- a CDS encoding DEAD/DEAH box helicase encodes the protein MTSFIDLGVPARLAKPLAARSITEAFPIQEASIPDLLAGRDVLGRAPTGSGKTLAFGLPLLARVERANPKRPRALILAPTRELADQISRELLPLAKANNRWVLAIYGGVGYDFQRRQLKRGADVVVATPGRLTDLIDEGSVSLEDVNIVVIDEADRMADMGFMPQVKVLLDMTNKKRQTILFSATLDKDVAQLTKDYQTDPVTHEVEGDENAGEASHYFWQVDNHARVQMTAEIIGTSTPSIVFTRTRRGADRVAQQLERAGVNAAAIHGGRSQNQRTRALAAFSKGKVQALVATDVAARGIHVDNVASVVHFDLPEDPKDYLHRSGRTARAGADGVVVSFVLGNQMGDARRLQSSVGLNTTMHDPKTDWLTGESGGRIGDAPIVEQKGGGGGQKRNSQENRNGQRSQQSRRSGGGQSRNGSQGSGSGRTRSESTNAGRSNEGHRGNRSEGGNSVDGNRHASITDRDGNQRSNERSKGPDGNRASAGGYRGANKGRDGNRRSA
- a CDS encoding MmcQ/YjbR family DNA-binding protein; its protein translation is MSAAEPSYPFGPGAQVWKGGGKIFAIVSEDSEPVQISLKCDPELALDLREEFPGRVRPGYHLNKRHWNTVVVDQLPDGELEDWIGHSYELVVASLPARIRQVISKP
- a CDS encoding maleylpyruvate isomerase family mycothiol-dependent enzyme — translated: MDAAEYIDALTRAGDRIVFVLGGLDLETPVPSCPEWVARDLVRHVAGVHSWARAIVGGRLVAQPGRDMEQLVGGWPPDDELLDWFAAGYRDLARVLREAPEQLQCWTFLEAESPLLHWARRQAHETSIHRVDAELTAGLDPEPFVPAFASDGVDELVMAFITRRNSGPRSVSPTSFGMQSTDSGEAWTVYYDDQKAVSVRSSDPDADALVRAPASDLYQWVWHRLPRDSAELVGDPKVIDDWNTVHVRWS
- a CDS encoding TipAS antibiotic-recognition domain-containing protein, which codes for MNYEEKLEVFGDFDPSKYEEEVKERWGDSDAYRQSTKRTNKYTKEDWTAIKAEIAEIYATFVDLMHEGLPSDSPQATQLAERHRAHISRWFYDCSKQIHAGLGQMYVADIRFTKNIDKRGEGLAVYMSEAIAASSA
- a CDS encoding DUF2237 domain-containing protein, which translates into the protein MTERNVLGSALEECGTDPVTGWHRDGSCTTGPEDLGSHTVCAVMTHEFLTHQQGIGNDLATPMPQYRFPGLVPGDRWCVTARNWLRAHLDGVAAPIVLASTHERALEIIPLSVLTEHAVDVPTDPSSIDGV
- a CDS encoding nitroreductase family deazaflavin-dependent oxidoreductase, which encodes MTYATNKRKPPSGVGRWFARAPRYFYRIGLGRILGRRFVLIEHVGRRSGLARQTVLEVIQREPEALYVAAAWGTRSDWFKNISANSTVRISSGNLQNVKSEATVLDRQSAVTIFERYAIEHATAARGLAKAFKLPFNDPEAMATAVPIVRLSIDNGP